TTAAAGATTACTGGGCCCCGGGATTTGATTTGTACAGCATGAGGTACACAGGGAAAATTTAGAAGAGTGCATCTTAAAAAGCTTAAAAGTCCTTACCTTACTTTCCTAATCAAGCTAACCTAAACCCACTTTTCTTCATGGCATCAATTCACGCGTACCTTAACTTCAACGGCAACACCGAAGAGGTTTTTAACTTCTATCAATCTGTCTTCGGCGGTGAGTTCATTACTTTTCAGCGCTTTAAAGACATTCCTGGGCAAAATGACATGCCCGCCGACGCTCTGGACAAAATCATGCACGTGTCCATGCCCATCGGGGAGAATACCGTGCTCATGGGCTCAGACGCGGTAGAATCCATGAACCAAAGTGTGACCATGGGCAACAACATTCACCTATCCATAGACTCCAAAAGCCCGGAAGAGGCTGAACATTTGTTCAATGGCTTGTCTCAAGGTGGCAAGGTGACCATGCCCCTGCAAAAGACTTTCTGGGGAGCTTATTTTGGCATGTTCCAGGACCAGTTTGGCATAAACTGGATGGTGAACCATGACTTTGAAGAAAAAAACTAAGCATACGTACCACACCCCATATGGCAACCCATCCTAATTTTGTCATTTCTAGGGAAATCAACGCGCCCATAGAACGCGTTTGGCAGGCCTGGACCCAGGAAGAGAACCTGAAACAGTGGTGGAGCCCGGCTGGCTTTGACTTAGAGGTGAAAGAATTCAACGCTGTTCCTAACGGCACTTTCCTGTATGGCATGAGCGCCGAAGGCATGCCCACCATGTGGGGAAAATGCACTTACGTTTCCTTGGAGGCTCCGCGCAGGTTGGAATATATTGATGCATTCACAGATGAAGAAGGCAATCTGGAGAGTGCTCCCTTCAGTGAGGCCTGGCCCACAGAAATGCTCAACGTCCTCACGCTCCAAGAGCAGAACGGCAAAACGCTGATTACTTTGACCGGCAAGCCCGTAAACGCCACTCCGCAAGAAGAACAAACGTATTTTGAGGGCCACTCAGACATGCAACAAAGCTATAGCGGCATTTTCCAGCAGTTAGCAGCGTTCCTGCAATAACCTTTCTCTAGCCATTTTTAAACAGGCGGCATCTTTTGTAAGATGCCGCCTGTTTTGTTTTAACAGGTGGCCACTCACTCTACGTGGGATGGTTAAGCCAGCCTCTTCATGGGATCACCTTCTTACAAGGCTTATCCTGAGGAGTGTAACGTTTCATGACCAGCAGGGCAAAAAGGATGTAGCTGTGATTAAAGTTTTCCCGTTTAAAAGAGGAAATTCTTTTCACCTAGACTCAAACATTGCCTTACATATGGATCCCATTCAACCAAATTTCAGTGTGACGGAAAGCTCTGAAGAATCTCTGGCCTCTAAACAGAACCAAAATCCTCTGCCCCGCGCCGTGCTGCGGCCCAACAGCCATTACCTGCTGGACGGTGAGTGGAGCTTCGCCATTGACCCAGATGACCGCGGTCTGAGAGAGGGTTGGTACCTGGGTCACCGCTATGAGCACACCGCCCATTGGCCAGGCTCTGTAGAAGAACACATGGCCGCTGCCAAAGGTCATGTGCAAATTCCGGCCTGGCAAGACAAGGTGGTAGCCTGGTATGAACGTGAATTTGAGCGTCCCCAGAAAAGTGCCAACCACTCTCCTACCATGTTCCAGATCACGTTTGGGGCCTGTGGCTATGAAACCAGGGTCTGGCTGAATGGGCGCTTGCTGCACACCATTGACGGTTCTGACGTCC
The nucleotide sequence above comes from Nibribacter ruber. Encoded proteins:
- a CDS encoding VOC family protein yields the protein MASIHAYLNFNGNTEEVFNFYQSVFGGEFITFQRFKDIPGQNDMPADALDKIMHVSMPIGENTVLMGSDAVESMNQSVTMGNNIHLSIDSKSPEEAEHLFNGLSQGGKVTMPLQKTFWGAYFGMFQDQFGINWMVNHDFEEKN
- a CDS encoding SRPBCC family protein, encoding MATHPNFVISREINAPIERVWQAWTQEENLKQWWSPAGFDLEVKEFNAVPNGTFLYGMSAEGMPTMWGKCTYVSLEAPRRLEYIDAFTDEEGNLESAPFSEAWPTEMLNVLTLQEQNGKTLITLTGKPVNATPQEEQTYFEGHSDMQQSYSGIFQQLAAFLQ